From the genome of Bos indicus x Bos taurus breed Angus x Brahman F1 hybrid chromosome 19, Bos_hybrid_MaternalHap_v2.0, whole genome shotgun sequence:
CTGTCCCTTCTGCCCCCACCTTCACCCATGGAAACTTGGTtcttttccctccccttcccctgcctgggCTAGCTCCTTTCCAAACAGCCATGCCCTCTAAATGCTAGGGACCTGGGCCCTGAACCCTGTAGACAGATGCCCCCCAAGTTGGGGCATGGGAGGGGGGCTGGGGGACCCCATGATTCAGCCACGGACTCCAATGCCCAACCCCTCTCCCCAGAACAATTCCCTGACAATCCCATGTCCCTATCCCAACCCTTTGCGGCTCTGTACACATTTTTAAACCTGGCAAAAGATGAAGAGAATATTGTAAATACAAAAGTTTAACTGTTGGTTTTGCCTGCTGTTATGTTagaaggtggggctggggggctccAAAGAAACAAACTTTGGAGAAGTGACTCGGCCTGTGAAGGGGTAGGAGAAGAGGGTCCAACCCTTTTCAGTGAGGAGGTCTGAGAGAAATGGGCAGTGGGTGCTGGGGTGTGGTTGTCATGGCAGTGGGGTTGTTTGGGGAGTTAAGATCAGAACCAGTGTCTATGGAGGGGTCAGAGCCTGGCATAGAGGACCAGGAGGGGACTGATGGGGGCAGACACCAGGCAGGCCAGAGAGCCCACAGGATGCTGCCTGTGGCTGACTCTAGGAGAGGCATGCAAGGTGTAGGGTTTGGTCTCTGCTAAGACCTGGCCCAGGCTGGAGGCTCAAACCTGGGCCCAGGACTCTCTTGGCACATTGTGAGGGATAGCCCCACACCATTGTGACCCGTTTACCCCAGGGGACAGGAAGGTGGGCTGGTGGATACTGTGGGCACAGTGGGCTGGGGGCCTAGGGGCCCTGGTGGCCCTAGGGACCCCCATGGCCATGGCTGAGCGGCCACGGCCCGGGTGGGCCTCGTATCACAACCCTAACACCAACAGCTGCCAGGACCTGGGCAActccatcctgctgctgctgggcctTATCATTTGCATTAACATTGGCATCAACATGGTGACGCTGGTCAGGGTGGGCCCGGGCGGGAGGGTGCTGGCAGGACGGCTGGGGGGCAGGCCCAATGGCCAGGGCCTATCTGGGGTCACTGTGTCCTTCCTCACCTAGCTCTGGCGCAGACTCCGTGGCTTCTTACACCAAGTGTTCCGTGTTATTTGTGAGAAAGGTAAGTGGGGGATGGGGACGGGGGGGGTGCATGGGAAGGGCAGAAATCGAGTATTCTGTCCCTGTCCTTAAGCtggccccttcccctcccgctCTCCCTCTCAGACTCCATAACTACGCAGCTTCTCTTCCTGCACCCTGCCTCTCCATCCCTGTAGGAGCCAGGCTCCCCACCAGCCTCTCACCTCTCCTCGATCCACAGAAGCTTCTAAGTTACGCTCACCTGGGAAGCAGACCCAGCCCTCAAAGCATAGCTCTCCAGCAGTCCACCTACGATGCACCATGGACGCTGTGAAGATGACGGTGACCCCCCCACCCACTCGCCGCCGTCACCGTCGAGGCTCTTCATCGCGCCGTGCCCGCCGCCCGGTGGCCTGGGCTCCTGACACTGACGACGATGATGACGAGAAGCCCCCACATCAGCACACAGCGGCCTGCTCCCACAACTGGGACTACCCTGAGGATTGGGAGGGTTTACAGACTGCCCAGAGGTTCTGGACTCCCTGGGCCCAGGACACCTTGGAGCCTCCTACCCAGACCATCCGCTTCCAGCAGACTATAGAGGGAAGGCCCCTCAAGAGAGAGATGCAGTCTGATCTGGGCCTAGAGGCCTACGTGTACCCTGTGAatcccccactccccagccctcAGATCCTGAGCCACAAGAACAGTGGagggggggcaggggcaggggcccaGGCAGAACAGGAGCAGTGtgcaccagctgagccacccatCCTGGGCCCGGCCAATGTCCCGGACATCCCCCGGCGCCGCTCCTCAGGGCGCGTCACCTACGATGCCAGGGATGTGAGGCGGCGGCTGCGGGAGCTGACCAGGGAGGTGGAGGCCCTGTCTCACTGTTACCCTCTGGCCTCTGGATCCAGCACAGCTGAGGGGACGAGAAAGGACTGGGTATACCGTTCCCTGACAGAGAGGTGACtgggagaagaataaaaaaaagagaggaggTGGATTGTGGTGGTGTGTGTGGAGGGTGGTGCCAGGGCCCACACAGCACCCAGAAGCTTGGTTACTAAGGAAATCATCTCCCTGGCAACAGGGCCTAGAGAGCCCTGAGGCCCCTC
Proteins encoded in this window:
- the SPEM1 gene encoding spermatid maturation protein 1; the protein is MDAVKMTVTPPPTRRRHRRGSSSRRARRPVAWAPDTDDDDDEKPPHQHTAACSHNWDYPEDWEGLQTAQRFWTPWAQDTLEPPTQTIRFQQTIEGRPLKREMQSDLGLEAYVYPVNPPLPSPQILSHKNSGGGAGAGAQAEQEQCAPAEPPILGPANVPDIPRRRSSGRVTYDARDVRRRLRELTREVEALSHCYPLASGSSTAEGTRKDWVYRSLTER